GCAGTTGACCCCCCTCGGAAACTTGGCCGCGCACGTTGAAGCCGAAGCCCGTTTCCGTTTTGTAAATGGTGACGACACGGGGTCCATTCGCTGTGGTCACGCCTACGCCGACGCCCATGACGACCGCGCCGCCCCCACCGCCGCCCGATGATGCGGAGACCACGGCGCTGGCGGGTGTTGGGGTTGGGAGGGGATGGTTTTCGCCAACGATGCTCATTGCGCCGGTCGTTcgctctcgctcgcactcagTGGTGGTGGCTGCTCTTCTGCCTCCACTTCCTCCACCGCACACCCctctccgcctcctcctcctcctccgacgctactgctgctgctgctgcgcctcCGACGTTCCTGCTTTCCGCCTCACAGCAGCGCTGTGTTGTTTGCACAATATCTTTTGTTGTGTTGTGGTTATTTCGCTCTTTTATTTTGCGTAATGTTTTCTGCAACTTCTTttcggcacacacacacagcacacaacacacacacacgtataGAGACAGGCACCGCCACTTTTACTTTTTACGCTCCTCGCTCACTCCGCTTCACCACTGTGCGCTGTGCTCCACCGAAACTCCTCTGACTCTTtcgctcgcacacacacgcgcacacaccgaaaaaaaatgtattatttatgTGGCTTATTTTAGTTAACACACGCCTGTGTTTTCgcttcttattttattttcgcgCTGCGCATTTTTGCTCTGTTAGTTGGTCTGTTCTGTGTGTTGATACTCGTAGCGTAGCCTTCCGATAACTTTGCGAGTATCGCAGTAACTGCCAGTCGATGTATCGCTGGCGTCCTATCGCCCTGGCGGACCGATTGCGACTGAGCCATCGTGAGAGCCGATCAGCTGGCCGTTAATCGATAGCTATCGGTACTGTGCATCACTACTATCGCCTGTTGCGAGCGTGAGTAACGCAAATATGAGCAGCCAcagtatatttatttagtatatatttagTATATACTAAAGATAGTACATTATAGTAGTATATACTAAATATATACTCATTTAGTAATTAAGAAAATACCATACTGTATTCTAatccgttatttttcaaacCCGAATTCAAATACGAGAATGTAACGGTCCAATTTTAATTCAAAACAGTTCGTACCAAAACAACACATATTTGCATCAATTAAATAaaggaaaatttaattataatgcAACTAAGTaccataaaataataataaaatgtttgaaaaataGTCTTTCATTAAAAGCTAAGAAAAACTCTAAAACGTCTAAACGTCCAAAGCCAAAGCAGTTAACTTATATCCCCCAAATTAGATGGTCTGAAATGATGCAATGGGTTAAAGGTTTTGGTGGAGCGACGGCGACCGCGAGAAGGGATCATTCATACATGGGGCATGGTCGCCGACGCTTTTTGATGAGCGGGGAGGGGTGCTAAAGGAGTATGCTTTAAATATGGATTTTGCGAAGTACCCAAGATATTTCCACCCAACACAtgaaacttgaatgcaatgctcctctttttattttcgtttgaTTTCGTATTGATTTCAGTTTGCTTTGCTGCTGCTCTGTTGATTCTGTTGTGGTTGTCTTATGAAATTTGTTAGATACGCAGACTCTAAATTGTACATCATTATTTAATAATGAAGCAGTTCTAAAACACTGCCCGCCTCCTAACTACTAGTAAACGTTTTCtctttgtgtttttgtttttgttatatCTCAATTACTCACAGGCCATGCATACAAACATACACGTAAAAAAATAGTGCAAAAATGTATTACTTTTTCTTGGTATTCTATATGTATAACAAACGGTACGTTTTCGCTTAACGTTTTGTCTGCCCGTCTGCAGACTATGCTCACATTACAATtcgcataaatatttttaaaataaacataacatactAGCAAATAATATATTGGAGGATTTAAGGAAATACAGGGTAATACAATTCTTTTTGATAATGAAACGCTGACCCGATTTAGATAATAtcctctatatatatatatgtgtataaacatatacatatatctgttTTTGAAGGGTCATCGCTTCTGTTTTTTACGTTCTCTATTCGTTTTGGCTAAAATCAAAGCAAAGTGGTCTTGAAACAGGTCCAACAAAAATTGGCTAAAACGTGTGGGGCTCATAAGCTCAAGCTTTTCCtaaacttttcactttttttatacacatacACTACACTAAAATTAATCTTAATTTATCTAAGTCTAATTACAATTATTCCTAAGCTCAagagaaaatattaatttacgtttacatatttatactaagtaaaaaaaaactacaacTGAAACGGCTGCTAAAAAATCCCCTCgctttatattttaagttatatCGCTAACTAACGGCTAGcttaagtatttatttatatatatgttacaATTACATGTAGCTTGCCATAAAAATGTGGTGTTTTCTCTCATTTAGAATTGTGGCTGCttgttggttttgttgttAATATTATTGTTGCTTGTTTGGTATGCGTTGATCCCCATCCAGATCCTGTGGGCTACCTGTCCTGGCAATTATTTACAGTATATGGAAATTGACGAGAATTCTTGGCTTCCGCGGCTGCTCTTCCCTTCCCAGTTTCGGTTtagatttcgatttcgattttgttGACATCACAGACAGATGGATTGGATGACCCCGCGGGCTCAGTGGTGCCACATGAGCCATCGTTAACTCTTGGCGACGGCCTGCTCCGCGCCGGCGGTCGCTTCAGTGGTTCCCAGGGCAGTTAACTGCTGCTTGCGATCCCACCACTCCTGTATGCTGGACGCCATGCGATGGCGGCGGAAGCGCATCGATTCCACGATGCACATGTCCACGAAATCCGACTGCATATCCTGGTCGCCCTTGACCAGATTCAGGTGCTCCAGCAGCTGGCTGTAGTCTCGGCCGGGTCGGCGTATATCCCTGAAGATCTGCAGTCGCAGTTCGATGTTGTGCTGACGGGCCGCTTCGCGCTGCTCCTCGGTGAAAATGAGCGGCAGGCTCTGTGCCGGTGAGCCCATGCCCCCGTTGTTGTGCGTCGGCGAGGAGCCGCAGCTGGAGTTGATCTTCACCTCCAGCTTGTTggggctgctgttgttgtggccCCGGTGGTTGTGATTGTTGCTCATCGCCGAACCGCCAGCTGTTCCGGCGGCGCTGGTGTTATTGTTGTGATGATTGAGACCACTGGCCCAGTAGTAGTGGGGATTTCCCGCTGCAGTGCTGCCCGCAGTACCCGCTGTCCGTTTCAGGGCATCGAAACTGTTGCCACCCAGCGAGGCATGATCGTCGGATGAGACTCCTCCACCACTATCCGTGCTGCCATTGCCATTCAAATTGCTGTTGCTTGCGCCCGCTCCGACCGAGGAGCCACTGCCTGTCCCATTGTGACAGGTCTGCAGTATGCGCGAGATCTCTGAGGCATCGTTGATGTCATTGTGGCTGAAGTAGGCGGAACTGGACGATAGTCCCGAGCTGCTGGCTGTGGGCGTACTTGTGCCCAATGGTGTAAGAGGCGCCAAGGACAATGGCGAAGGTGGGGAAATGGCTGAACTGTGACCGTGCCCATAACCATTGGCCAGTGGCAGCGATCCCGGCTTGCTGACACCGAGTAGCCCCGCTCCACCACCTCCCGCCGCTCCACCCAGGGAGCTCAGGTTGTCCAACGGCGAGCTCGGACCACCCAGATTACTGCTGTAGGCAGCATGGGTGGTCAGTCCGTTGAGGGGCACGTAGAGAACGCCAGGAGAACTGGCGCTGGAGCTGATGGAACTGCTGCTGGCGGCCGCGACGGCGGAGCAAACTTCGCTGCCATTGCTGGCCGGGATCACAGATGTTGCTGGCGTGGCTGAAACTGCTGGCGATGCTCCAGTTGACGACGGTTCGTTAGCTGAAGACGCACCCGGCAGGGATGTCCCGCCTGGAACTGCTTCCGTTTCGCCCGCTGTCGCATCGTCGCTGATGCCATTGATGAAGTTGTGCACATAGCCATTGAGGGGCGTATCCTGATCGCTGGTCTCCTCCTCGTTGAAATCGAAACTGATGCCCAAGCGATCCGAATGCGAGATTGACATCCCTGAATCACTGGCCGAGGCCTCCGATGTGGAGCTCGCAAagctgctgttgctattgctgtcCTCGTCGAAACAGCTAGAACTGGCGCCATCAGCGCCCATAGAGGAATCGCAGCCGGGTATGGATGACGTGGCGCCTGGTATCGGTGATCCTGGTGCACTACCCGTTGTGGAGGAATCGATGCTGGAGCTCGAAGATCGCGAGTCTGTAGATGATCGACGGAATTCAAAGCTACGTGGCAGCGGGCCTGCCTTCCTCTTTCGCCCACGAGACGTGCCGTCCAGTTTCTTGGAGGATCCGCCACTGCCACCTGCTCCCAGCATCAGTCCTGACATTCCACCGCCCATTCCGGCCATTCCGGGCATCCCGGGACCCGAAACACCGCCGGGCGAAGAGCCCGGGGATGAGGGGCCCGGTCCAGTGGGCGGGCCCGATCCGGAAGGTGAGCCGGGCGGGGCTCCACCCGGTCCATTGCCATTTGGCGACTTCATTGGTGCCACATCACTCAGATCCGCCTCGTCCACCATCACCATGTGCTTGTCCTTCTTGTACGGATTACCGAACATGTGCTGTCGCACATTCGTCGGCTCGATTTCACGCAGCGGATTGTCCTTGTTCTTGAGGTACTCCTGGTAGTTGCCCATCTCGGCGATGGGCAGGCAGTGGCCCGAGTCTTTGGCCACCAGCGAGACGGGTCGCAGTAAGGTCTCACGCATCTTGGATATTTCCTCCACCAAATCCCGCCGCGGTATATCGAAGGGATTGCGATGCGACTTGGCCGACGACTGATGCGTCGGCTGCGGCACCACAATCGTAAAATTTTCCACGGGATCTATTTCCCCATGCAACTTGGAAAATATATCCCGGAGCAGTGGATGCCGCACCAAATCTCTGCGCAACGGCGCACCTGTGAACAGTTTACCCGTCTCCACTTGACGATATGGTAGCTTCGGCTGCTTTAGCTGCTTGTACACCTTCATGCAAAGATTCTCCTGATCCTGCTTGGCCGTATTCTTGATGTGCTTCAGCTGATTGGCGATCGTGGGCGACAGATAGTTGTCCACATTCTCCGGCAGCAGGAACTGCAGCAGCTGATACGGCACATTGATGTTGACCAGCGCCTTGCGCAGGAACGGGCAGTAATACGGCGGTATTGAACGCACATAGGCGTTGAATTTGTACATCAGATCGCTCGGCGGACTCATATTGTACTTGTGGATGAGGTCATGCAGAATGGGCAGCAACGCTGGATAATTGTAGGCGAGTACATAGAGGTGTACCTGCGAAAAGTTGGGCGCCGCTTTTAGGTAGCCAAAGGGCAGCTCGAATCCATGCATTCCATTGGTCACAATCACCTGCCAGCATTTGTTCATCTCGCGCTTGTTGAGAATCTGCAGCGTTAACGGACAGCCTTCAATCTCGTACTTGTCGACGGGAAAGCTGCGCACCAGCTGTGGCTCGTCCACCGCCGGCGTCAGGACCTTCAGCTTGGGATGTGCGTCGCGGGGCGGCAATGTGATCGCCTTGGAGTCCGGCCAATAGGGCTCCGGCAGTGGCCAATAGCCGATGGGAAAGGTTTTCTGCGTAATGTGCTTCTGCACGTAGATCATCTTCTTCACCGGTTGGAAGACAATATCGGGTGCGGGACCCGCTCCGGACGTTGAGGGTATTCCCATGCCGGATATCGTGCTCGCACCCGCCGCTTCGCCAGCGGTAGCGGAAGTAGCCTCCTTGGGCAGCATAGGCTCGAACTGCAGCACCACACCAGGCTGAACCTTTTGGACAAGACTTTCAATGCACTGGTTGAGTACGTAGTGGCTTCGCACTCGATATGAACGTCCGCCGGTGACCTCGCACATCCGTTCGATGGGAGAATCGTCATGCGGCACCTTGCCATCCACTCGCTCGTCAATCTTGTTGCCCGGCATGCGGAGGACCAGCGAAAACAAGCGCTGATCCCAGCGAAATGGCTCCTTGGTGAACTTTGTGCCCGGTATTTGGTTGCTTAGCGGCAGTATGATCTCCTGATGGACACCGTTCCGGTACGAGTAGCGACCGCCGTCCGTAATCACAATGATGACCGATGGCTCCAGGTAAAACGGGCACCTGCCCTGCCCGTACGTATCGATGCCCGACTGCATGCGATTCAGATTTAACAGATCGAACGCATTGCGCAGCGATTCACCCATCGAGGTGAGGCCGTGACTCTGCAGGTTCTTCAGCTCGTTCATGAAGGTGGCATGGTTCTCCTTCCATCCAGCTTTCACGTTTGCCGGTGGCTCCTCGAATGTGAGCAGCATGTAGCGATCTCCCAGGCAATCCTGCGTACGCTGGCGATACTTGAGGAACGTCTCCACGGCGCCCTTGGCAATGTCCAGATACGTCTTCTGTACCCCATTCACATACGCCTTCTGGCACATGGACGAGGAGGTGTCCACCAGGAAGAGTATGATTGTCATGGCGATGATTGATCCTGTGTTCGAGGGACCTCTTCCTCTTGCCTTTCCCTCTCTCTGATATCCTAGAATGAATGAACAAATGTTTCAGAATaaaatactatatatattgtaGAGTAAAGGAATGTCGGCTTGCAGTTACGCTTTCTTGACTCTTCTATAAAACAAATCTTCAcacaaaatgaaattaaaccATGACGTAATTTAATTCTAAGTCAAAACAATGTGAAATCTTACAGAGTTATGCACAAATGTATAATAATTTGAGTTTCAAGCCAAACAATTTGGTCGTACgctttttgaaaaaaaaaaaacgtaaaaaTTAGGAGCTAAACGAACTCGTCAACTTGGAAAACGTTATCGGTCTCGGTAGAGGTTAAATTTTGATTGACCAACAAACCAAAAAGTCGAGCTTTACTTACTTTATCTCTTATCTTTTATCGTTGATCTTCTATTTCCCCTCTCGGGTGCACTTTCTCCCTCtccttctctctctctcttcctgctgtatttttgttatttgtggttgttgtttttgtgtttgttgctATCTCcctttgtgtgtgtatgggtgtTTAGGTTTTGTTTACGTTGTTAGCAGCTCTCTTTATCtgcttgttgtttttgctgccgATTCTCTTGCACTTGTTGTTCTTGTCCTGGGCTTGATAGATTTGCTCTTTTTCTGCGTTTCGCTGTTCCGCTTTTATGGTACATGTTGCGTGCAACAGCTGACATTTGGACTggagaaacaacaacaacagcgaacTGCGAATGGTAACGAAacgaaacagaacagaacgaAATGGTAATGAAACAGGCACGCAACTGGTTGTAAAATATCAATAGGTTGCGCATACGCACTGTGCACAATCGATTAAGAAGCGGCAATATAAATCCATACAGATAATGGAACAACTGCGTAATCAACGATATCATACACAAACTATATACACACCGCACACTCTGTCGCATAACGCAAGTGCTAATTAAACAACAAAATGGAATTTAATTCCCAGGGGGTCGGCCGTTGGTCCTAGAGAGCTAAATATTTATGTTGGGGAAAATCGCTTTGACACAAATCCAAATCCACTCCGCTCCACTCACTGGCCATTATGCCTCCTCTCCATCTCCTCCTCGCTCCTTCTAACTCGTTCCTCCTTCTCTTTCTATTGATGCCCCACTACGGAGTCATTCACTCGACGCCACTGCCACCACTACTACGCTCTGCTGGCGTCGCCTAGAGATGGCAACGTGAGCCAGGTGGGCGAGACGCGTGTGAATAGCTTTAGCTTTGCCAAAAACAATACGAACTTTTTtatcattaaacaataatatttacatttcTCGTACTTTTAAAACAGAGTGCTGAATTTAACATGggatttattttcaaaaataaatgagTTATATTCATTTGTAGAAGTTGTGAACTAGGTACAAATAACCCTTCTTGCGTTTATTACAATATAACAAGAAGTCATTATAACGCAGGTGCAAAAGAGATTGATCTTAAAATGGTTCTCTATTTTTCTAcgcaaaaaatatttttatctttttgaatctatctatctatctttaGTATAGCATACAAAGTGTTTCGATTCGATATATTGTGTGATATTCGCTGCCCTTATTAACAAAGTAGATTACTCTTCCCACCATCTCGAGTTGGGGTAAAAGGTAACCGTAAATCGATTACACAATGACCAAGCTCACGatcgtgagtgtgtgtgcgagggAGCACGACTTACGCATCTCTGATGGAGAGCAAGGGAGACGACTGGCAGAAGAAGGGGCGGAGGAgaagaaaaataagaaaggGGGATGGTATGTGGTGGATGCCAATGCCAGGGGGAGGAGAAGGAGGAAAGCGATTAACCAAAGCCGGGATAACGATAACGATCACTCGGCGATCGCAGGCGTAACCCACATCCTTACACCTCAAATTAGGACAAGTCAACTAGTCTGAATGTGTTTTTACCGGGGGAGCCGTAATTGTCTTGAATTCGAGTGCAAAACATTCAATTTCTATTTGAATAAGAGCGCAAACACATACGCACACTCGCGCACATGGACGTGCACACACACGTTCGCACACGCACGGTTCAGTTTGTGGTTGCCAGATACCCCCACTTTCGACAGGTAAAACATTGAGCGGAAATTAAAAGATATCTAAAAAATTTCACTAATTTTTTCTTAAGCAAAAGCAACACAACATTTGGATTACACGAGCGGTGTGTGATTTATCGTTAATCTGGCAACCCTGCACCGACGTGTTGGTCGGGTACGGGTGGCTGCGGGGGACGAGTCGGCCTATTGTGTTCGATGGCAATCCACAAAGCTCACACACACGTTTAAACCAAAATGATATAGGGCCGAGCACTTCAAGTAATCGAGTTTTTTCCGTCTAATTAATCTCGGCGCAGCGAtgttttggccaacaaaatgACACGGCTCTTCTTCGGAATTCACTTATGCAGCAGCGGCAGGGTTGCCAAAGCACGAAATACGgtgaaaaaataaacacactGTTTCTTGTTGTTTCGCATAAATAGGGGGCGGCAAAGGGGTGCAGGGCCTTTGATTGGTGGTCATTTTTCATTTGGATGACCTTAATTTGCAT
The Drosophila mauritiana strain mau12 chromosome X, ASM438214v1, whole genome shotgun sequence DNA segment above includes these coding regions:
- the LOC117148949 gene encoding integrator complex subunit 6, with product MTIILFLVDTSSSMCQKAYVNGVQKTYLDIAKGAVETFLKYRQRTQDCLGDRYMLLTFEEPPANVKAGWKENHATFMNELKNLQSHGLTSMGESLRNAFDLLNLNRMQSGIDTYGQGRCPFYLEPSVIIVITDGGRYSYRNGVHQEIILPLSNQIPGTKFTKEPFRWDQRLFSLVLRMPGNKIDERVDGKVPHDDSPIERMCEVTGGRSYRVRSHYVLNQCIESLVQKVQPGVVLQFEPMLPKEATSATAGEAAGASTISGMGIPSTSGAGPAPDIVFQPVKKMIYVQKHITQKTFPIGYWPLPEPYWPDSKAITLPPRDAHPKLKVLTPAVDEPQLVRSFPVDKYEIEGCPLTLQILNKREMNKCWQVIVTNGMHGFELPFGYLKAAPNFSQVHLYVLAYNYPALLPILHDLIHKYNMSPPSDLMYKFNAYVRSIPPYYCPFLRKALVNINVPYQLLQFLLPENVDNYLSPTIANQLKHIKNTAKQDQENLCMKVYKQLKQPKLPYRQVETGKLFTGAPLRRDLVRHPLLRDIFSKLHGEIDPVENFTIVVPQPTHQSSAKSHRNPFDIPRRDLVEEISKMRETLLRPVSLVAKDSGHCLPIAEMGNYQEYLKNKDNPLREIEPTNVRQHMFGNPYKKDKHMVMVDEADLSDVAPMKSPNGNGPGGAPPGSPSGSGPPTGPGPSSPGSSPGGVSGPGMPGMAGMGGGMSGLMLGAGGSGGSSKKLDGTSRGRKRKAGPLPRSFEFRRSSTDSRSSSSSIDSSTTGSAPGSPIPGATSSIPGCDSSMGADGASSSCFDEDSNSNSSFASSTSEASASDSGMSISHSDRLGISFDFNEEETSDQDTPLNGYVHNFINGISDDATAGETEAVPGGTSLPGASSANEPSSTGASPAVSATPATSVIPASNGSEVCSAVAAASSSSISSSASSPGVLYVPLNGLTTHAAYSSNLGGPSSPLDNLSSLGGAAGGGGAGLLGVSKPGSLPLANGYGHGHSSAISPPSPLSLAPLTPLGTSTPTASSSGLSSSSAYFSHNDINDASEISRILQTCHNGTGSGSSVGAGASNSNLNGNGSTDSGGGVSSDDHASLGGNSFDALKRTAGTAGSTAAGNPHYYWASGLNHHNNNTSAAGTAGGSAMSNNHNHRGHNNSSPNKLEVKINSSCGSSPTHNNGGMGSPAQSLPLIFTEEQREAARQHNIELRLQIFRDIRRPGRDYSQLLEHLNLVKGDQDMQSDFVDMCIVESMRFRRHRMASSIQEWWDRKQQLTALGTTEATAGAEQAVAKS